AGCCACGGAGCACTGCCGTCGGCAACGTTATATTGTGCGCCTGTCGCAAAAAGATAGGCAAATGAAAGAAAAAACAAAAAAGTGAGAATGTTCGATTTCGAAATGTTGCCCTTTGCCCTGTTGATTGCTGCAACCAAGCCCTTGCTGCCTACCCGTGTCATACCGTTATTATACCATTCACCGCCCGTCCCCCGGATTTGCTCACTCGGCGCCACCCGATCAGATTAGAAGACAACGTGAAAGCTCCCGAATTGAAATGCCAGCCGATCATTTGCTATTATAACTGTAACAGGTTCATAGGATTCGTAATAGAAGGCAGAATTGCAGAACCCTCCCTCTATGGGTATTGATTGAATGAATCTCTCCGTCGTCGTTCCCGTCTTTAACAGTCAGTTTTCTCTTCCCGAACTCGCTCGCCGATTGGCGCCGGTCTTGGAAGCGACAGGCGAAAAGTACGAATTGATCCTGGTCAACGACGGCAGTCAGGACCAGAGTTGGAACGTGATTAGGAACTTGGTCGAACAGTACAAATGGATACGCGGAATCGACCTGATGCGAAATTACGGCCAGCAGAACGCACTTCTCTGCGGTATCCGAAACGCCCGTCACGAATTCATTGTCACCATGGACGATGACCTGCAGCATCCGCCTGAGGAAATCCCGAAGCTGCTCGATAAGCTTGCATCCGGCTTCGATGTCGTATACGGCGCACCGGTCGACGAACAGCATACGTTCTGGAGGAATCTCGCTTCGCGCTTTATCAAGCTCATGCTTCGCAAGGCAATGAATGTCGATACAGCCCGCGACGTGAGCGCGTTTCGCGCTTTTCGGACCGACCTCCGAACTGCTTTTGCCAATTATGAGAGCCCGTTCGTTTCCATAGATGTGTTGCTTGCATGGGGAACCACCCGCTTCGCAGCCGTGGCCGTTCCTCATCATCCCCGGCGCACTGGCGAATCCAATTACACTCTTGGAAAATTAATCACGCACGGCCTCA
Above is a genomic segment from Candidatus Abyssobacteria bacterium SURF_5 containing:
- a CDS encoding glycosyltransferase, which gives rise to MNLSVVVPVFNSQFSLPELARRLAPVLEATGEKYELILVNDGSQDQSWNVIRNLVEQYKWIRGIDLMRNYGQQNALLCGIRNARHEFIVTMDDDLQHPPEEIPKLLDKLASGFDVVYGAPVDEQHTFWRNLASRFIKLMLRKAMNVDTARDVSAFRAFRTDLRTAFANYESPFVSIDVLLAWGTTRFAAVAVPHHPRRTGESNYTLGKLITHGLNMTTGFSTLPLQLASLVGFSFTFFGVLILIYVVGRYLIEGGSVPGFPFLASIIAIFSGAQLFALGIIGEYLARMYFRAMGRPSSVTRETVAVSASPKEEQTEHAG